In the genome of Leptospira saintgironsiae, the window TGATTCAAGCCACTGTTCTTGCCGCCGCAGCTGCTGTTATAGGAGTCAGTGTAGTACTAATGGCAGCTGCATTGGCTATGACCGTTGCAGGCGCGGCAATCATCGCGGGACTTTTTGCTTTAGGTGTTGCATCGATGTTGGTTTTCTCTGCACTAGCAATGGCAGTAGGTGTAGCATTACTTGCTTCGGCTGCAGTTCCAATACTTCTCTATACTGGATTAGGAGTTGGAATCCTTGCAGCAGGATCTGTATTGTCTCCATTTACTTTTCAAGCTTATATTGTGGGGGGTTATTCTAAATCGAGTTTGAATCATTTACGCTGGAATGAGAAGAATGCGAGAATTGCTGGTTGTTACGCAGCTGCAGTCTCTTTCGCTGTCACTGCCGGATCGATTGCCTTTTTTGGGATGCCGGGATTGGGTGTGATGCCAGGAAACGTTCCTGTATTTGGTAGTTTTAATTATATAAGTAGTGTCCCATTGTTTGAAACGAGTATTACATTAAGTAAAATATTACAATTCTACTCTGGAGGTTCCGCAGGTTATAATTTATCGCAAGGTAATTATTTAGAATCATTTATAAATACAATTGATATTTTTAGTCCAATTCCAGTTGGATTGATTGTAAAAGGTGCCGAAGCAACTGGAAATACATGCGGAGGGAGTTTGTGAATCGGTTGTTGATATTTATTTTTTCTATTTCGTTTATTATGAACTGTAGAGGTAATATTTTGTATTGGCAACACATGCCAAATCCAGTTTTCGATTCGAAAAATAACTTTATTAAAATCTATTTGCCAAAGGAATTTTCTGATGAAACTCAAAGGCTTTCCTATAAGGAATATATGATAGCTGTATTGAGAGAAGAAAAGGGGACCGTCTTTGAAAGAAGCGTTTTAATAAATCCAGATAGAGGATTGAATTTTTTCAAGCTTTGGAACAATCACGAACAATTCAGATTCCCTGCAGGATGTGAATTAGTTTTTCCTATATATGGCGGGGAAAATAAATACGAGGTTCGTCTCGGGAAATATTTGTATGGGTATACTACCAAAATATTTGAAGATATCAACCTTTCCGAAAACAAATCTCTGAGAATTACTCTTCATTATAAAGGATTTCCATATCCTGAACCAAAAAATTGGGACGAGCGACAGGCCAATGCAGGGCATACCTTGATTACTTTAACAGCTAGTATAGAAAGTAGCTTTTTAGAAAGTAATTATGAAAAATGTAAATTTTAATCAGGGAATAGAATTGATTAATTTAATGCTAATCTTTCATTATCGATGTTAATTAGTGGAAAATTGCTTTTGTATATTCTTTATAAAATCCCCAGGACGGGCAAATGAAAAAGATTAACCTATTTATAATTACAATATTATACGGCTTTTTAGTAAACTGCTTGGTAGTCGATACTTTAGGTCTTACTGATACCTACAAAGGTGATGTTGCTAAAAAAAGGCTAATAGATGCAGCAATGATTGGTGACTATCTCACTGCAAAGGCTGCATTCACAGCTCAAGGTTATACGGGATCAGATTTGGAATCACATATTATTGTAGATGTCTTGTATGCATCTTTTATTGATGAGTTAGTTTTCAAAGTCGATGAATCTAAATATTATAAAAAGAGAGATGTAGAAGATTGTGCAACGGTAATTCGGTCTTTCGGAGTTCTTACTGACTTTGACTCATTTACAACCTATTTGAGCAGTGACTATTGTAACATAAGCCCTAACGATTTGTATATCGATAAAAATATGGGTAAAAGTTCTAATACACCTTCGAAGAATAAGTGATAGCATTGGACTTTAATGTGCAATTAATTGCATCTTAAAGTTTCCAGGAGTTTATTAGGAAATTCTTTAATAATTTAGAATGAAAATAAATCGTCTATTTTTCCTAATATTACTCTTTCTATGCCAATGCATGCTTCCCGATCGAGATAAGCAATCGATTGATTTCCATCCAGATACAATTAGGGATGAAGAACTAAATGTTATAAAAGTCTTTAAAATATCGGATCACGATATTAAAGGGAAAATAATCTTACTTAAATCCAATTCTCCGTTCGTTGATCATTTGCTTTCTAATTTTGTTGTAGATAATACTGATTCGGCATTAATCCATCTTTCCCAGGATTATCTAGTAGGGCTAATTTTAATTCAAAACGAATCGGACGAGCCTGAATCATTCTCTCTCAAAAACCTAAATCTTCAGTTGGATGATAAAAGCTTAATTCCGTTAAAATCAACGGAATATCCAAAAAAAATTCGTTGCTTTAATTGGAAGGGGACTGCAAAGAATTTCTATAATTTTATAGCAATATCAGCAATAACAATTTACACAATAAATGCCATGTTTGCCTGTATAGAGGGTAAATGCGAAGAAATGGATTATTTAAAGCAAGAGATAGATAAAAACCATCCTTCAAAAGTTGGAGGAAGTTATTTTTCAGATTTGAATTTTGTTACAACTCTTAATTTTAATAATAAAGTTGAATCAGAAAATATTATAATAGCACCAAAGGCGGTTTCGAAGGGAGTTGTTTTGTATAGTAATCCGTTTGCATTGGAAAATATTAAAGATTACATTACGAAAGGAAACTGCACGATAGAGTAAGATTTCTATATATGAACGACTTATTAAATAGTATTTATTAGTTGCCTTTA includes:
- a CDS encoding TIGR04452 family lipoprotein; this encodes MKKINLFIITILYGFLVNCLVVDTLGLTDTYKGDVAKKRLIDAAMIGDYLTAKAAFTAQGYTGSDLESHIIVDVLYASFIDELVFKVDESKYYKKRDVEDCATVIRSFGVLTDFDSFTTYLSSDYCNISPNDLYIDKNMGKSSNTPSKNK